CACGTTAGTATATATCCTCAGGTTTTTCAAGAGGTCTTCGATTTCTATATACTCGTCCTTTTCATGGGCCAGCTCTGGTTTGCCCGGAAAGCCTGGTCCGAAGGCCACCGCATTTTTCACCATGCGTGCATACGTTCCTCCACCGATGGAAAAACAGTAAGCCTTTTCACCGGTGACCTTTTCGTAAGCCTCCTTCAGGGTCTGGACGATGACGCTGTCTTCAGGCACGTAATGCGGCGGGTTGTCCGATACGTCTTCTAAACGCACTCCTTGGGCCAGATTTTCCTTTATCCTGAAAAGGAGCTCTTCTCCTTTATATTTTATCGGATACCTGATGTTTATTACAACTTCCCCGGCCTTTTCGTCCAGGCGGATGATTCCCACGTTAAACGTCAGCGGGCCCGACAAGTCGTCCGACACATCGACGCCCAACCCCTTACCGGTGGTATCCAGTCCAATTTTGTCGTTCAGGAAGCGAATAAAGTCCTCCTGAGCGGTGTTATCGAGGTCTAGTTCGGAAAGAAACGCCACAAGCTGCATAACAGCGTTCTTCCCCTTGTGGGGCAGGCTGCCGTGGGCGGAAACGCCGTGGGATTTAACCGTCACCGTTTCCCCATCGGTGGAAAACTCCATGTCGTAACCGGATTTTTCCTTAAAAGCTCTGAACTTCTCTTCCAGGTAGGCGACGTCTCCCCTCAATACCGCTTCGGCGTAATCCGGTACCATATTCGGCCTTTGGCCGCCCTTAAGTGAGATCAGCCTCGTAGGGGCTTTCTTCCTTCCGCAGCATTTCTCAAAGTCGCTCTTTAAAGAGAAGGTCAAAATACCCTTTTCTCCGTTTATTATCGGGTATTCGGCGTCGGGCGAAAAACCCATCGTCGGGGCCTCGTCGTGTTCCAGGTAGTAATTTATGCATTTCATACCGCTTTCTTCGTTGGTGCCGAATATCACCCGGACCCTTCTCTTAAATTTGACACCCGCATCCTTTAAAGTTTTAAGGGCATAAAGCGCCGCCATAGCAGGCCCTTTGTTGTCAATGGCACCCCGGCCGTAAATTTTCCCATCGTGGATTTCCCCGCCGTAGGGCGGATAAGTCCAGCCCTTTCCTTCCGGCACCACGTCCAGGTGAACCAGTATGCCCACCATTTCGTCGCCTTCGCCCCATTCGGCCCAACCTATGTAATTATCAAGGTTCCTGGTCCTCAGACCGAAACTGTCGGCCAGGTCCAGGGCGTACTCCAGGGCCTTGGCTACACCTTCTCCGAAAGGTTTTCCCGGCGCCGGATCTTCTTCTACGCTTCTTATCTTAAGTATTTCACACACCGACCTTATAAGGGGTTCCTCATTTAATTTTATCGCTTTTTCAACGTCCATCAAAAACCCCTCCCTTTATTGTTTTCATTTATTAATTATTCCACTTTTTAAAGGAAAATCCTCTTAAAACAAAAAAAAACAGCTTATTCAGCTGACGATTAATTTTTTTATCGAATGGGTCAATAGTGCAAAGGTCGTCCCCAAAAAAGCACCGCTCAGCACATCGGAAGGGTAGTGCATCCCCGTGTATATCCGCGAAAAGCCCACCAGTGCGGCCAGCGAATATATGGCGTACCGGTAGGACGGGAAGTACAGCGAAAACACCACCGCCAGGGAGAACCCGGCTACGGTGTGACCCGAAGGAAAGGAGTAATCCCTGAGCAACCGTTTCCAGAACGTATTTACGTTGGGCAGCACCATGTACGGCCTCTTTCTGTAGATGCTCTTTTTAAAAATTTGAACAATACCCTGGCTTCCGGTCAGGGCTACAAAGGCTTCGCTGGCGGCCAGCCTGGCCTCCTCTTTCCCGAAAAGATAAAAGAACGCGCAGAGAAGTATGGTAAAAGTAGCCCCTCCGAGGTGGGTCAGGCGCGGCATGATCGCATCAAGAGTCCTGCACTTAATCTTCTGGTTCAGGTACATAAAGATTTTCTGATCTTTTTGATGCAAATAGTCAAGCGTTCTTTTCAGAATATCCCTCAAAAAAATGCCCCCCTATTCGACCACTTCCACCAATATGCCGTTGTTTTCAACGGCTTTGATCAGCGGATTGATGATTTCCCCGTTTTTTTGAACGTCGAAAGCAGAACGCAGGGATTTACCGACTATTATATGTGTAATCCGGTTGTTTTTGGCGTACTCCGCAAGGGTATGGTACACCTTATTACCGGATAGAATCGAAACCGTACCTCCAAGGCCTTTGGCCATCTCGAAGAGTTCCAGCAAAATTTTGTGTTCCTTTAAATCTCGGCCCAGATCCTGGGATTTGTTTACGTATACTACGCAGAATTCTCCTCCCAATTCTCTGGCCCTGGCCGCACCCCTCTGGATTAACCTCTCGCAGCTTTTCTGCGGAGTTACGCATACCATTATTCGATGCTGTACCGAGGGGTCAAATATGGTCATCATGGGCAAACCCCTTTCATTCTTTATCTTAGCCGAACCTTGCAGTTTCCATTTACAAAATCGGTATATGAGCTTTCTTTTTAATTATACTATGAATGAGACCCGTTGAGCAATAAATGAAAAAGATGTAAAATTATTTTATCTATAAGAAAGGGGGATTTATCGTGACTGTTCAGGTAGAAAGCTTCAAACTTGATCATACGACGGTAAAAGCACCCTATGTCCGGCTGGCGGAACGGATCAAAGGACCGAAGGAGGATGTAGTGGTAAAATATGACCTCCGGCTGGTACAACCCAATCGAGATGCTATTCCAACCGGAGGCCTTCATACCCTGGAACATCTTTTCGCCGTATATTTCAGACAGTACCTGGAAGACGTTATCGATGTATCGCCGATGGGGTGTAGGACCGGTTTTTACCTCATAAAATTCGGAGAAACACCGGTACAGGAACTGGAGACGGTATTCATAAAGGTGCTCAACAAGGTCCTGGAGACGAATCCCGAAGGCGTACCCGCCACCACCGAAAAAGAATGCGGCAACTACAAAGACCACTCCTTTTTCACAGCCAAGGAATACGCAAGACTTGCTTTGGAGAACTTCAGGTCCCGTACCATCTAAAGTCTACAAGAATTCGGCTCACTGGGCGGTGAAAAGACTGTTCATATCTTTTATATGTTCCTGAGCCTTGGGAATGCCCTTTCTCGGCAATGTCTTTAGCGCCTTTTCGATGACCTCGTCCATAGTTCTGACGAAGATAAAGCAGAGTTCTTGCTTTACATTTTGGGGCACTTCTTCCAGATCCTTGATATTTTCTTCGGGAAGTATGATGGTCTTAATGCCCGCCCTGTGGGCTGCCAGTACCTTCTCCTTAATGCCTCCCACCGGTAGGACCCTACCCCGCAGGGTTATTTCTCCGGTCATGGCCACGGTCCTATCCACCGGTTGCCCGGAAAGAGCGGAAATAAGGGCACAGGCCATGGTGATCCCTGCAGAAGGCCCGTCTTTTGGTATGGCCCCTTCCGGGACGTGAATATGCACGTCGTACTTTTCGTGAAAATCCTCTTCAATGCCCAGTTCCTCAGCCTTTGATCTGACGTAAGTGTAACCGGCATGGGCCGACTCCTGCATCACGTCCCCCAGCTTGCCGGTAAGGATCAGCTTTCCCTTTCCCTTCATAACCGTAGCTTCTATGTTCAGTATATCGCCGCCCATTTCCGTCCAGGCAAGACCGGTAGCCACCCCGACCTGGTCTGTCTCCTCGATGACACCGTAATGGAACCTGGGGACACCCAGAAAATTCTCGACCATGGAGCCGTCCACTTCCACCGTGGTCTTTTCGCCTTCCACCACGGACCTGGCGACCTTTCGGCAGATACTCGCTATTTCGCGTTCAAGGTTTCTTACCCCTGCTTCGCGGGTATAGTTGCGGATTATCTTTATTACAGCTTCGTCGAGAAACGCCAGGTTTTCCGGTTTCAGCCCGTGTTCCCTTATCTGCCGGGGGATTAAATGAAGCTTTGCTATCTGCAGTTTCTCGTACTCGGTATACCCCGGTATCGATATCACTTCCATGCGGTCTAAAAGCGGCCTTGGAATGTTATATAAGGTGTTGGCTGTCGTTATGAAAAGTACCTTTGAAAGGTCGAAGGGAAGTTCTATATAATGGTCGGAAAAACTGTGGTTCTGCTCGGGATCCAGCACTTCCAGGAGGGCTGCCGCGGGGTCACCACGAAAATCGGAGCTCATTTTGTCGATCTCGTCCAGCAGGAACACCGGGTTTTTCGTCCCGGCCTGCTTCATTCCCTGGATTATCCTGCCGGGCAGAGCTCCCACGTACGTCCTCCTATGGCCGCGGATTTCAGCTTCATCCCTGACCCCACCCAGGGATACCCTGACGAACTTTCGACCCATTGCTTTAGCTATGGACCTGGCCAGGGACGTCTTGCCCACCCCCGGAGGGCCAGCCAAGCATAATATGGGGGCCTTTGTCGACTCGGCCAGTTTCCTGACGGCAAGAAACTCCAATATCCTCTCCTTGACCTTTTCAAGCCCGTAATGGCCCTCGTCTAAAATCGCTTGCGCCGATTTAATATCCAGTAGATCCTCGGTGGCCGTATTCCACGGAAGGGCTACTATCCAGTCAAGGTAATTCCTTATAACAGCCATCTCCGCGGATGCTGGGGGAGTTCTTTCCAACCTGTCGACTTCTTTCATCATTTTTTCCTCGAGGTCTTTGGGTAAATTCAAGGCTTTGATCTTGTCTCGGTATTCGTTGGCCTCAGCCACCCTCTCGTCCTGCTCGCCCAGCTCCTGCTGGATTGCCCTGATCTGTTCTCTCAGGTAATATTCTTTCTGCGATTTTTCCAGCTGCTTTTTGACCCTATTGTTTATCCTCTTTTCCAGCTCCAGAATTTCGATCTCCCGCGTGAGGGTTTCAAATAAAAAAGACAGTCTATCTTTTATGTTGAGCGTCTCGAGAATCAGTTGTTTGTCCTCGATCTTTAGGTTAAGATACGACGCTATAGTGTCGGCAAAACGTCCGGGCTGGCGCATATTTCCGATGGAGATCAATGCGTCAGGGTTGATTTTTCGGTTCAGATTGACGTAGTTTTCAAAGAGGCTCATGACACCTCTCATCAGGGCTTCTTCTTCCGGTCCTGCTTCCACGTCGTCCTCGACAATCTCCTCAACTTTAACCTTGAAAAAGGGTTCGCACTGGATGTATTCCTGTATCGTAGCCCGGTGCAAACCTTCTACCAGTACCCTTATGGTGTCCCCCGGCATTTTTAAGAGCTGCTTTATCTTAGCCACCGTGCCGGTTCCGTATATGTCTTCGGGCATTGGAGAGTCGACTCTAGCGTCTTTCTGGGCTGCCAGAACTATTTTTTCATCCCCGACCATGGCTTCTTCAAGAGCGCCAATGGACTTGTCTCTACCCACATCGAAATGAAGTACCATGTGGGGAAAAACTAAAAGACCCCTTAAGGGTAGCAACGGCAGGGTTCGCTTAAGTTTGCGTTTTTCCACAAAATTCCCTCCGATATATCTATGAAGATAAGAAAAAGGTAGATTTATCTTTATTAATTTTATTCGCCGAAATTTATTTAATTCCTGCCCGATAAAATTGCCATTTTTCTATCGGCCACCGGTTTTTCGTGCGAAAATACCAGGGCATGTTCTATTACCTCTTCGATCCTGTCTACTGCCAGGATCTTCACATCCATGGTTTTAAAGAGATCCTGCCAGTTTTCTTTGGGTATTATTACCGTTTTGGCTCCCGCCCTCCTGGCAGCCTCGATCTTGGCAACTATGCCTCCCACCGGCTTAACAAACCCCCTGATGGAGAGCTCCCCGGTCATGGCAACCAGGTTATTCACGGGGATATTGGTTATGGCAGAGTAAATGGCTGTGGCGACGGTGATACCCGCCGATGGGCCGTCTATCGGTATACCTCCTGGGAAATTCAGGTGTATGTCGTAATCCCCGGGGTCTACTCCCAGATATTTTTTTAGTACCGTAAGGCAGTTGTCCACGGCACCTCTTGCAGTAGCCTTGCGCTTCAGCCTGTGCATTTCCCCACCCATTTCCTCTTCTTCCATGATACCGGTGACAGTGAACTTGCCCTTACCCCTTTCAACCGGTATAGCGGTAGCCTCTATTTCAACAAGGGTGCCCATATTGGGGCCGTAAACCGCAAGACCATTAGCGGACCCCACCTGGGGAGTGGGACTTACTTTCTTTTCCGGCCTGGGAGAGTATTGTCCACTGTTTATTACCCACTCAACGTCTTTCGCTTCTATTTTCTTGCGCCTTTCCATCATCGCTAGCCCGGCGGCCATCTGCAGTATGTTCACCGCCTCGCGCCCGTTAGTGGCGTATTTTTTAATTATTTCTACGGCCCGTTCTTCCATCTCAAAGGATATCTTGGCCGCCGCGTTCCTGGCAATCTTACCTATGTCTTCGGGGCTGAGGGGTTTAAAAAATATTTCTATACACCTAGAGCGGATCGCCGGAGGAATTTCCTGCGGAGTCCTGGTAGTTGCACCAACCAGCCGGAAGTCGGCGGGAAGTCCTTTTTGAAAAATCTCGTGAATGTAAAGGGGGATATTTGGATCTTCGCTGTTGTAATAGGCGCTCTCCAGGAAAACCTTGCGGTCTTCCAGTACCTTTAACAGCTTGTTCATCTGTACAGGATGCAGCTCTCCGATTTCGTCGATGAAAAGCACTCCTCCATGGGCTTTGGTAACGGCTCCCGGTTTGGGCTGAGGTATTCCCGCTATGCCCAAGGGGCCGGCTCCCTGGTATATAGGATCGTGCACGGAGCCTATAAGAGGGTCGGCTATCCCCCTCTCGTCAAACCTGGCTATGGTAGCATCCACTTCCACGAATTTGGCGTCGGGGCCAAAGGGCGAACCGGGGGTTTTTTTAGCTTCCTCCAGCACCAGCCTAGCGGCTGCGGTTTTTCCTATACCCGGAGGACCGTAGATAATGACGTGCTGGGGATTAGGCCCGCACAAGGCCGCTTTCAGGGCTTTCAGGCCCTCCTCTTGCCCAATAATATCTTCAAATTTCGTGGGTCTCGTTTTCTCTGCCAGCGGTTCTGTGAGGGATATTTCCCTCAACCTCCGCAGTTTTTCCAACTCTTTCCTGGATTCGCGGTCGACCACAACCCTGTTCCCCTGCTGGTTTCTCAGGAGGTTTAAAAGATAAAGCCCGATAACTATGGCGAAAACTATCTGTATCAGGCTTAGGATATTCAGTGTCACGTTCAAAAAATATCTCCTCCCTTCCCAAACTTCGGCTTTTTTTATTATTACCGCCCGGATTTAATTTATCCTGGAAAGGGAAGTAAAAAAGTGCAGCTTTCGCTGCACTTTAACTTTAAGCAGTCACTTCTTTTTTCTTGGCCTTCTTTCTTTCGGAAGTTACTATTATCGGCTCCTCTCGCTTTAGGACAACTTCTTTGGTGACGACGCACTTGGTTATATCGCTCCTGGAGGGTATCTCATACATTACGTCCATCATAACTTCCTCCAGGATCGCCCTCAATCCTCTCGCACCGGTCTTCCTATTCAGCGCCTCCTGTGCTATGACCTGCAGGGCCTCATCGGTAAACTCGAGCTGCACGTTGTCCATCTCGAACAATTTCTGGTACTGCTTTACGAGTGCGTTTTTGGGTTCTTTTAAAATTCTTATGAGTGCTTGCTCGTCCAAAGCATCCAGGGTTACTATGATGGGAACCCTACCAACGAATTCCGGTATCATGCCGAACTTCAGCAGGTCTTCCGGCATTATCTGGCTCAAAAGCTCGCCTACATTTTTTTCTTCCTTACTGCGAATCTCCGCACCAAATCCTATAGATTTCTTTCCTATCCTGTTGGCTATGATTTTTTCTATACCTTCAAAGGCACCGCCGCAGATGAACAGGATGTTGGTAGTATCTATCTGTATGAATTCCTGGTGCGGATGCTTGCGGCCTCCCTGGGGAGGTACGCTCGCAATGGTGCCTTCCAGGATCTTCAGCAGTGCCTGCTGCACTCCTTCGCCGGAAACGTCTCTAGTTATGGACGGATTTTCCGATTTTCTGGCTATCTTATCGATCTCGTCTATATACACTATACCCTTTTCCGCTTTTTCGACATCATAGTCAGCGGCCTGAATGAGCTTTAGGAGGATGTTTTCCACGTCCTCGCCCACGTAACCAGCTTCGGTGAGGGAGGTAGCATCGGCGATGGCAAAGGGCACATTCAAAATTTTGGCAAGGGTCTGAGCCAGCAACGTCTTACCGCTGCCCGTAGGTCCGAGCATTATGATGTTGCTCTTTTGAAGTTCAACATCGTCCGTTTTTACGCTGGAATTAATGCGCTTGTAATGGTTGTATACCGCTACCGACAGTATTTTCTTTGCTTTTTCCTGGCCGATGACATACTGGTCAAGTATCTCTTTTATCTCGCTGGGTTTGGGAATATTAGAAAAATCCATTTCTGCGTCTTCACTGAATTCCTCTTCTATTATCTCGTTGCAGAGCTCAATGCATTCGTCACATATATATACACCGGGACCCGCCACAAGTTTACGCACCTGGTCCTGAGTTTTTCCGCAAAAGGAGCACTTTAATTGGCCCTTTTCGTCGTTGAATTTAAACATGGTATCACCTCTTTTCTCCGGCTTTGGTCCTCTTGTAGATCACCTCATCGATAAGACCGTATTGCTTTGCTTCAACGGCAGACATGAAGTAGTCCCTCTCCGTGTCCCTCTCTATTCTCTCAAGAGGCTGTTTCGTGTGCTTGACCAGTATTTCGTTTAATACTTCCCTCAAGCGCAGAATCTCTTTTGCGTGGGTTTCTATGTCCAGGGCCCGGCCCTGCACACCTCCCCATGGTTGGTGGATCATTATCCTGGAATTGGGAAGTGCTAAGCGCTTGCCCGGGGCGCCACCCGCCAGAAGCACCGCACCCATGCTGGCAGCCATACCGATACATATAGTGGAAACGTCGGGTTTGATGTACTGCATGGTATCGTATATGGCAAGGCCGGCCGTTACGGAGCCACCGGGGGAGTTGATGTAGAGATAGATATCTTTATCCGGGTCTTCGGACTCTAAAAACAGCAGCTGGGCGATGACAAGGCTCGCAATCGAATCGTCTATGGGAGTCCCGATGAATACTATCCTATCTTTGAGGAGCCTCGAATAGATATCGTAAGCCCTTTCTCCACGGTTTGTCTGTTCAATTACAATTGGCACAAGACTCATATTAATGCCCTCCCTTTCAACTTAGACTTGCTCTTCCTCGCCTTCACCCTCGTTCCCGGCAATCCCTTCCACGACCTTTTCCGTAACCTTTGCGTGGGATTTCAGGAAATCGAAAATCTTCCGGGTCAGTATACGGTCTTTAATATACTCTAAATTCTCCTCTTTTAAACCCTTTTTGTATTCGGCCAGGGATTTCTGGGCGGCTTCGGCGTACTTTGAAAGTTCGTCGTCGAGTTCTTCCTCGGACACCTCAATGTTTTCGGCTTTAGCTACGGCTTCGAGCACAAGAGAAGTTTTTACATTTTCATAAGCCCTGTCCTGGAATTTTGCCTTAAATTCCTCCGGCGAAAGCTGGGATGCTTCAAGATACTCTTTTAAATCCATGCCCCTCAATCTCAACTGGAAGGCAAAGTCCATGATCAGCCTTTCGATTTCCCTGTCGATCATAGCCTGAGGAATATCGACCTTTGCCTGCTCCGTCAGCTTTTTGAGGATTGAACCCCTTAGCGAACTTTCGGCGAAAGATTTCGCCCTTTCTTCCAGTTTATTCTTTATATCCTGCTTTAATTCCTGCAGTGTATCGAACTCGCTCACGTCTTTGGCAAATTCGTCGTCAATTACTGGGAGCTCCTTTTCCTTAATTTCTTTCAGCGTGACTTTAAACAATACTTCCTTTCCTGCCAGCTCTTTGTTCGGGTGGTCGGCCGGGTATGTAACCTTAACCTCCCGGGTTTCTCCAGCGTTCATACCCGCTATCTGCTCTTCCAGGTCTTCCACCAGGATTTTTGAGCCGAGCTCCATGGGATAATTTTGCACCTTCCCGTCCTTGAGGGGTTTCCCATCTAGAAAACCTTCAAGATCGACTATTACAATGTCCCCTTTCTGGGCCGCCCTTTCAACGGAAATGAGCCTGGCGTTTTTCTCCTGCAGGGCCTTCAGTTCCTTTTCTACATCCTCCTCTGTAACATTGTACACCATTTTTTCCACTTCTAAACCTTTATATTCTCCTAAATCCACTTCGGGTTTGACGGTGACTTTTGCGGTGGCGACGATGCCTTTCCCTTTTTCAATCTGATCTATATCGAAATGTGGATGGTCCACAGGCTCTAGGTTATTCTCTTCCACACCTTTTTTATAGGCTTCGGACAGCACTATTTCCGCTGCGTCTTCATAAAAAACTTCCGGGCCGTAATGCATTTCAATCAATCTTCTGGGAGCTTTGCCTCTTCTGAATCCCGGTATGTTAAACCTCTTGACGTTCTTTTTGTATGCCTGCTCCAGCGCCTTTTCAAATTCGTCAGCGCCAACTTCAATTTTTAAAGTTGCTACATTATTTTCTATTTTTTCCACATTAACCTTCATTATGCTCCTCCTCACAATCACGCTAAACCTTTTTTGCCATTTTATTATAGCATAAAAAAATAAATAATAAAACAATACCCCGGTACAAATTACCGAGGTTCTTTGCAAAACTCATATGGTGCGGGCGAGAGGATTTGAACCTCCACGGGAAACCCAACGGATCCTAAGTCCGTCGCGTCTGCCAGTTCCGCCACGCCCGCATGGTGAGCCATGGAGGACTCGAACCTCCGACACCCTGATTAAAAGTCAGGTGCTCTACCGCCTGAGCTAATGGCCCTTAATGGCTGGGGCGGCAGGATTCGAACCTACGATGCAGGATCCAAAGTCCCGTGCCTTACCGCTTGGCTACGCCCCAGCATAAAAAAATTTTGGGGTGGATAGTGGGACTCGAACCCACGGCCTCCAGAGCCACAATCTGGCGTTCTAGCCACCTGAACTATATCCACCACGTATGGCGCGCCCGAGAGGATTCGAACCTCTGACCTACGGATTAGAAGTCCGTTGCTCTATCCAACTGAGCTACGGGCGCGTATGGAGCGGGAAACGGGATTCGAACCCGCGGCACCCAGCTTGGAAGGCTGGTGCTCTACCACCTGAGCTATTCCCGCATGTTTCTGGTCGAGGCAGAGGGACTTGAACCCCCGACCCCATGGTCCCAAACCATGTGCGCTACCAAGCTGCGCCATGCCTCGAACGTCTTTAGAGACAATGTATAGTATACATTAAATTATATTTTGCGTCAAGATTATTTTAACACAATCCCGCTCCCTTTTCAAATACTTTCAACTTGATTGTCGAATAATCTGAGGATCTCCCTAAAATTTTTCAGATCCTTAAGAACTATGTCGGCTTTTTTCAAAATTTGCGGATCTCCTATCCCGACTGCAAACATGCCCGCCCTTTTTATCGCTTCTATACCCGCTGTTGAGTCTTCCATCCCCACACACTCACCGGGTTTCAAACCCAGGTTTTCAGCGGCCACAAGGAATATCTCTGGGTCGGGCTTGCCCCTTTTAATCCGGGCTGCATCCACCACGTAGTCGAACAACTCCTCTATTCCAAGGCGTTTCAATACAATAGGTGCATTTCTACTGGCCGATGCAAGGGCGATTTTTACGCCTCTGCCCTTAAGGGCTAAAATGAGTTCTCCTGCGCCGGGAAGCAGGTCTTCCTGCGTCATCTTTTCTATCATATCTTTATAGTACCCGTTCTTTTTTTCGGCGAGGTGCTCCTTTTCCTCCCTGGTAAACTTTCGCGGGCTTTTTTCCAGGATCATCTCCAGGGATTCCATCCTCCCTACGCCTTTCAGCCTTTCGTTTATTTTTTCGTCAAAATAAATGCCCAATTCGTCGGCTAATTTTTTCCATGCCAGGTAATGAAACCTGGCCGTGTCGGCAATAACCCCGTCCAGGTCGAAAACGGCGGCTTTATAAACCGGCACGGCGGATCTCCCCCTCTACGGTAATACCGGGCTTCAGCAAAAGTTCCGAGCCAAAGTGGCGTATTTTTATGGGCTCGCCTTCCTCCAGGGTATAAAAGACCTTTTCCCTCTCGAGCATCACGCGGAGCCTCCTGCCTCTGTATTTCAAGGTAAACTTGAGGCAGCGCCATTTTTCGGGCAGAGCCGGGAAAAAGTAAAGCCCATCAGGATAAACCCTTAGGCCACCGAAGCCGTATACGGCGGCGAGCCACGCGCCACCCATAGCGGCTGCGTGTATGCCGTCTTTCGTGTTGCCGTTGTAGTCGTCCAGATCCATTCGGCACGACCATATAAAGTACCGGTAAGCTTCACCATGATAGCCCAGTTCGGCTGCCAGCGCAGCAAACACTGGCGGCGAGAGGGACGAATCGTGGGTGGTTACCGGCTCGTAGTAATGGTAGTTCCTCCTTATTTCCTCGATGGTGAATTTCTCCCTTAAAAGGAACATCAACAGCAGCACATCCGGCTGCTTGCATATCTGATGCCGGTATATATTTAAATAATGCCAGTGTAAAAGGAGCGGAAAATCTTTTTCGGGTATCATGTCAACCGTAATCCTCTTTTTGTAGAGAAAACCGTCATCCTGAGGTACTATCCCCAGTTCCTCGGAATACGGAAGGTACATATTTTCGGCTGCCCTGCGCCATTCGTCAAC
The DNA window shown above is from Thermosediminibacter oceani DSM 16646 and carries:
- the tig gene encoding trigger factor, which codes for MKVNVEKIENNVATLKIEVGADEFEKALEQAYKKNVKRFNIPGFRRGKAPRRLIEMHYGPEVFYEDAAEIVLSEAYKKGVEENNLEPVDHPHFDIDQIEKGKGIVATAKVTVKPEVDLGEYKGLEVEKMVYNVTEEDVEKELKALQEKNARLISVERAAQKGDIVIVDLEGFLDGKPLKDGKVQNYPMELGSKILVEDLEEQIAGMNAGETREVKVTYPADHPNKELAGKEVLFKVTLKEIKEKELPVIDDEFAKDVSEFDTLQELKQDIKNKLEERAKSFAESSLRGSILKKLTEQAKVDIPQAMIDREIERLIMDFAFQLRLRGMDLKEYLEASQLSPEEFKAKFQDRAYENVKTSLVLEAVAKAENIEVSEEELDDELSKYAEAAQKSLAEYKKGLKEENLEYIKDRILTRKIFDFLKSHAKVTEKVVEGIAGNEGEGEEEQV
- the pgmB gene encoding beta-phosphoglucomutase translates to MPVYKAAVFDLDGVIADTARFHYLAWKKLADELGIYFDEKINERLKGVGRMESLEMILEKSPRKFTREEKEHLAEKKNGYYKDMIEKMTQEDLLPGAGELILALKGRGVKIALASASRNAPIVLKRLGIEELFDYVVDAARIKRGKPDPEIFLVAAENLGLKPGECVGMEDSTAGIEAIKRAGMFAVGIGDPQILKKADIVLKDLKNFREILRLFDNQVESI